The region AATTGAGCACCAACAGTGGGGAAAACGATCCGCAATCTAGCGATCGTGCGGTCTGATCAATTGACCACAACTGAATATCAAGTGCGGAGCTGAATTTTGTCCTTGTCAATTGATTGGGCTGAATTGACCAACACTTTAATATTCGGAGAGTCACGATGAAAGCATTACTGCTTTGGCCTATCATGCCTAATTCCTTTTGGTCCTATCAGGAAACTCTAGACATGGCAGGGCTACGAGCGACTAATCCGCCCCTGGGCTTAATTACCGTTGCCGCCTTACTACCGCCCACTTGGGAGTTGCGATTTTATGACCGTAATGTTTGCGAGGAAACTGACGCAGATTGGGAGTGGTGCGGTCTGGTAATTATCTCGGCAATGATCATTCAAAAGCAGGATTTTTATTCTCTTATTCAAAAAGCGTTATCGCTGGGTAAAAAAGTCGCAGTTGGTGGTCCTTATCCCACCTCTTATCCAGAAGTTGCCTTGGAAGCAGGCGCTCAATACCTGATTCTGGATGAGGGAGAATGCACCATTCCCTTATTTGTAGAAGCCATTGAACGAGGCGACGAAAGCGGGATCTTTCGCTCAGCAGAAAAACCCGACATAACAGAAACCCCGATTGCCCGCTATGACCTGCTCGATCTCAACGCCTATCTTGCCATCACGGTTCAATTCTCACGCGGTTGTCCATTCCAGTGTGAATTTTGCGACATCATTAACCTGTATGGGCGTAAACCTCGTACCAAAACCCCAGAACAGATGCTGAGAGAATTTGAAACACTCTACAACCTGGGCTGGCGGCGTTATATTTTCGTAGTGGATGACAACTTTATTGGTAACAAGCGCAACGCTAAAGTCTTCTTGCGGGAATTAATTCCCTGGATGGAAGCGCATCATTATCCCTTTAAGCTGATTACCGAAGCCTCCTTAAATCTGGCAGAAGATGATGAACTGATTGAATTGATGGTTAAAGCTGGGTTTGTGCTCGTGTTCATGGGCATCGAAACACCTGATGTGGATAGCCTGGTTGGCATTAACAAAATCCAAAATACTCGCCAGGCTTTAATTGCTTCTTGCCACAAAATCACCCGTGCTGGGTTGCAAATCATGTCGGGCTTTATCATGGGGTTTGATCATGAAAAGCCAGGGGCTGGCGATCGCATTCGGAATTTCATTCAAGACACTGGCATTCCGCAGGGGCAATTCAGCCTATTGCAAGCGCTGCAAAATACCGCGATGTGGAATCGCCTTAAGCAAGAGGGACGATTAAAAGACGGACTAGGCACTTTCCATCAGGGTGCGATTATGAACTTTGTACCAACTCGTCCAGTAGAAGAAATTACGCGGGAATACATTGATGCCTTTTGGGAAATTTACTCACCCGGACCCTATCTCAAGCGCACCTTCCGCCACTTTATGATGATGAGCGGCTGGCGTGGCAAGAGCGATCGCCCGATTACCGCAGCAGAACGGCAACTTTTCTGGAAATTGCTTTGGCGACAGGGGGTTGTCCGTTCAGTTCGGTTGCGCTTTTGGTGGCAACTCGCTGTCATTGCCCTACGCAAGCCCCGCCTCCTGAGTGAATATCTCGCAACGTTAGGAATTGGGGAACATTTCTTCAACTATCGCTATGAAGTCAGAACGCAACTGGAAAAGCAGCTTGAAACCTTAAAACAAATGCAGCTAAAACACATAGAAGAGGATGCAGATCGAGAAAGTATCGCTTCATCTCCGCAACTAACCGTGCCAGTTCGCTAAAGCTCGAACTTGGCAAACATAAAACAGGGTGGGCAAACACTCACCCTGTCCTGTTAGACTTCACTCAAGTAAAACCCTTATTTATTAGGTTGAGGGGTCATGCGCAGATAAGGCTTCACCTCAGTCACGCCCTTAGGAAACTTCTGCTTTGCCTCTTCGGTAGGAATAGAAGGGACAACGACTACATCATCACCGTCTTTCCAGTTGACAGGAGTAGCAACGCCATAATTATCGGTCAGTTGCAGTGAATCAATTACACGCAGGATTTCTTCAAAGTTGCGTCCGGTGCTGGGAGGATAGGTTAGCGTCAGGCGCAGTTTCTTCTGGGGATCGATCACAAACACGGTACGCACCGTCACCTTGGCATTAGCGTTGGGGTGGATCATGCCGTACAGGTCGGACACTGATTTATCAGCATCCGCAATGATGGGATAGTTGACGGTAGTATTTTGAGTTTCGTTGATGTCGTTGATCCAACCTCGATGAGAGTCGGTATCGTCCACGCTAAGTGCGATCACTTTAACATTACGCTTATCAAACTCAGGTTTGAGTTTGGCGACTTCGCCAAGTTCCGTGGTGCAAACGGGGGTATAGTCAGCAGGGTGAGAAAACAAGACAACCCAGCTGTCGCCAGCCCATTCGTAGAAATCGATTTCACCTTCAGAGGTTTGCTGTTTGAAGTTTGGTACCGTATCGCCTAATTGGAGAGCCATAGCTGAAATACTTCCTTGCAGATTCCAATAATATGCGACCTAAAAACTGCCGCTTATTGATCATGCCATAGAACTCCGGTTTTCCGGTCGGAGTTTAGATCTATTTACGATTTGCAGTTGAATGCGATCGCTAACGATCAACTCAAGCCTGACTTTCTATCCCTCAGGATCCCCCCTAACAAATAAACTTGAGTCACCAGTCAGCAAACAAACGCTCAAAGGGCTAATTTTGCTAGTCAACAGCCGAAATATTGCT is a window of Leptolyngbyaceae cyanobacterium JSC-12 DNA encoding:
- a CDS encoding Fe-S oxidoreductase (IMG reference gene:2510096398~PFAM: Radical SAM superfamily; B12 binding domain), yielding MKALLLWPIMPNSFWSYQETLDMAGLRATNPPLGLITVAALLPPTWELRFYDRNVCEETDADWEWCGLVIISAMIIQKQDFYSLIQKALSLGKKVAVGGPYPTSYPEVALEAGAQYLILDEGECTIPLFVEAIERGDESGIFRSAEKPDITETPIARYDLLDLNAYLAITVQFSRGCPFQCEFCDIINLYGRKPRTKTPEQMLREFETLYNLGWRRYIFVVDDNFIGNKRNAKVFLRELIPWMEAHHYPFKLITEASLNLAEDDELIELMVKAGFVLVFMGIETPDVDSLVGINKIQNTRQALIASCHKITRAGLQIMSGFIMGFDHEKPGAGDRIRNFIQDTGIPQGQFSLLQALQNTAMWNRLKQEGRLKDGLGTFHQGAIMNFVPTRPVEEITREYIDAFWEIYSPGPYLKRTFRHFMMMSGWRGKSDRPITAAERQLFWKLLWRQGVVRSVRLRFWWQLAVIALRKPRLLSEYLATLGIGEHFFNYRYEVRTQLEKQLETLKQMQLKHIEEDADRESIASSPQLTVPVR
- a CDS encoding peroxiredoxin (IMG reference gene:2510096399~PFAM: C-terminal domain of 1-Cys peroxiredoxin; AhpC/TSA family); the protein is MALQLGDTVPNFKQQTSEGEIDFYEWAGDSWVVLFSHPADYTPVCTTELGEVAKLKPEFDKRNVKVIALSVDDTDSHRGWINDINETQNTTVNYPIIADADKSVSDLYGMIHPNANAKVTVRTVFVIDPQKKLRLTLTYPPSTGRNFEEILRVIDSLQLTDNYGVATPVNWKDGDDVVVVPSIPTEEAKQKFPKGVTEVKPYLRMTPQPNK